From a single Brassica oleracea var. oleracea cultivar TO1000 chromosome C5, BOL, whole genome shotgun sequence genomic region:
- the LOC106345036 gene encoding syntaxin-71-like encodes MSALASPSETIDDFVGHHGVSSVFSVRRNPKPIMEAERDSVGKSRRLLHLLSVKGLTTEELAARNDLVLALPARIEAIPDGTAGGPKSTSAWAPSTTSRPDIKFDSDGRFDDDYFQESHESRQEFEMRKIKQAGLDALKNMASDMNEELDRQVSLMDEIDSKLVLFVVYVIELEPSVYVSAGSGLGSGSVV; translated from the exons ATGTCTGCTCTCGCTTCTCCGTCTGAGACGATTGACGACTTTGTCGGTCATCACGGCGTCTCCTCCGTGTTCTCCGTCAGACGAAACCCTAAACCAATCATGGAAGCCGAGAGAGACTCTGTCGGGAAGTCACGTCGTCTCCTCCATCTTCTCTCC GTAAAGGGCCTTACAACGGAAGAGCTTGCTGCTAGAAACGATTTGGTACTTGCGCTTCCGGCTAGGATTGAAGCTATACCTGATGGGACTGCGGGTGGTCCTAAAAGCACTAGTGCGTGGGCTCCTTCTACAACGTCTCGTCCTGATATCAAATTTGATTCAG ATGGGCGTTTTGATGATGATTACTTTCAAGAATCACATGAGTCCAGACAGGAGTTTGAGATGCGGAAAATTAAACAGGCAGGTTTAGATGCTTTGAAGAACATGGCATCTGATATGAATGAG GAGCTGGACCGTCAAGTTTCTCTGATGGATGAAATCGACTCAAAG TTAGTGTTGTTTGTGGTGTATGTTATTGAGCTAGAGCCTTCTGTTTATGTCTCAGCAGGTAGTGGACTTGGGAGTGGAAGTGTTGTTTGA